A region from the Streptosporangium sp. NBC_01756 genome encodes:
- a CDS encoding protein kinase domain-containing protein — protein sequence MTRPATITLKLVKGRLTPTEYVFDERTTCVLGRAEDCAPRLPNDDDHRTVSRHHCLLDINPPDARIRDFGSLNGTYVNDEKIGQRAAHQTPEEAAALSFPEHDLADGDEIRIGKTVFRVGVQPAAGGVKRTLVLARCKVCDREVGSELGARTGEYVCAACQARPAAVAEMLLNLAHGGRRDLAPIAGYTILRELGRGGMGAVFLARHETTGEEVALKVMLPKVAAGAEARGRFLREVELTRALRHPNVAALYDAGSADGTFYFTTEFCAGGSLDQLLNRRGGRLPAAEAVRLALQALEGVGHAHEQGVVHRDLSPQNILLSEAADGSPVAKVGDFGLAKAFDQAGLSGLTRTGTAAGKPWYMPRQQVVNFRNATPAVDVWALAACLYHALTARCPRDFPAGRDPWQIVLQSQPVPIRRRDPGVPKALAAVIDKALQEKPVIGYQSTAELHDALRTLAP from the coding sequence ATGACGCGACCGGCCACCATCACGCTGAAACTCGTCAAGGGCAGGCTCACCCCCACCGAGTACGTGTTCGACGAGCGGACCACCTGCGTGCTCGGCCGCGCCGAAGACTGCGCGCCGCGGCTGCCGAACGACGACGACCACCGCACCGTCTCCCGGCATCACTGCCTGCTCGACATCAACCCGCCCGATGCGCGCATCCGCGACTTCGGCAGCCTCAACGGAACCTACGTCAACGACGAAAAGATCGGCCAGCGCGCGGCACACCAGACACCCGAGGAGGCCGCGGCGCTGTCGTTCCCGGAGCACGACCTGGCCGACGGTGACGAGATCCGGATCGGCAAGACGGTCTTCCGGGTCGGTGTCCAGCCCGCCGCGGGCGGGGTGAAGCGCACCCTGGTGCTGGCCCGGTGCAAGGTCTGCGACCGGGAAGTGGGCAGCGAGCTCGGCGCTCGGACCGGTGAGTACGTCTGCGCCGCCTGCCAGGCCAGACCGGCCGCGGTGGCCGAAATGCTGCTGAACCTCGCGCACGGCGGGCGCCGCGACCTCGCCCCCATCGCCGGGTACACGATCCTGCGCGAACTCGGCCGCGGCGGGATGGGCGCGGTGTTCCTCGCCCGCCATGAGACCACCGGCGAAGAGGTGGCGCTGAAGGTGATGCTGCCGAAGGTGGCGGCCGGCGCCGAAGCCCGCGGCCGCTTTCTGCGCGAAGTGGAACTCACCCGGGCACTGCGCCACCCGAACGTCGCCGCTCTGTACGACGCCGGATCCGCCGACGGCACGTTCTACTTCACCACGGAGTTCTGCGCGGGAGGCAGTCTCGACCAACTCCTGAACCGCAGGGGTGGGCGGCTCCCGGCCGCGGAGGCCGTCCGCCTCGCGCTGCAGGCGCTGGAAGGCGTGGGACACGCGCACGAGCAGGGCGTCGTCCACCGCGATCTCAGTCCCCAGAACATCCTGCTGAGCGAGGCAGCCGACGGCTCACCGGTGGCGAAGGTGGGCGACTTCGGCCTCGCCAAGGCCTTCGACCAGGCCGGCCTGAGCGGCCTGACCCGGACCGGCACGGCCGCGGGCAAGCCCTGGTACATGCCCCGCCAGCAGGTCGTCAACTTCCGCAACGCCACGCCCGCGGTCGACGTCTGGGCCCTCGCCGCCTGTCTCTACCACGCTCTGACCGCCCGGTGCCCAAGGGATTTCCCGGCCGGAAGGGACCCCTGGCAGATCGTCCTGCAGTCACAGCCGGTACCGATCCGCCGCCGGGACCCGGGCGTCCCGAAAGCACTGGCCGCCGTCATCGACAAAGCACTCCAGGAGAAGCCCGTGATCGGCTACCAGAGCACGGCGGAACTCCACGACGCACTCCGCACCTTGGCTCCGTGA
- a CDS encoding protein kinase domain-containing protein, whose amino-acid sequence MSGPAEVPPLWRIGDVIDGRYEVTRVHEHGGMGLVYRVRHLLWGTDLAVKCPRPELFQSAADRERFVTEAEVWVSLGLHPNVCACHYVRTLGGIPRVFAEYVAGGSLRDWIDDRRLYEGTEREVLTRITDFAIQTAWGLEHAHSRGLVHQDMKPANVLLDEEGTAKVTDFGLARARAVAMTMPARESAPGVSVLVPAGGLTRAYASPEQASGESLGRRTDIYSFAVSVLEMFTGGITWMAGPIAGEALAAYRADGPGEAGLPAMPGELADVLERCLRLDPADRPGSMAEVATGLAEVHQRISGGPYPRATPVAADLRADELNNRGVSLLDLDRTSEAREAFAAALAADPQHLEATYNTGLHRWRHGEVTDEELITGLEAIRTDAGDPWQARHLLAQVHLERGDLTAARALLGELGDEAAGEPEVQAALRTVQSGRLTDARCAEARAIPWALFRNDELTEPDGPYKNGPYLLTSLTPDGRLLLTGGRDGMVKLWDLRSGECLQTVEAHFVNGHREEVCSIALTPDGRFAASTGKDHTLRLWDLGTGRCLRGFPLRPPPRFGYATHPVALNADASIVLVSNADGPIQIWDARSGQLRRTLAGHAGGVRSIELTADCDFLLSTGKTNGEVRFWDLSSGRYRPIRPEDASTVNAGCLDPAGRLAVIGAQDGTISLWDLRTGRCLQTMNAPAWVETVSLSADARFVLSGSQDKTVRIWDVAGGRCLRTFRGHRAAVRAVRLSADGRSAISAGQDNAVRRWDLPLDWAAAPQLSKPRRHAELSRLGSEAEALVFAAMREIAASRYPRALDVLTRARAIPGYQRSPQVLTAWRALGRHTVRTGLRAAWPTTTFSGHRIYVDSVVISTDGTIAVSSGGDGTIRIWDVADGACERVLEGHSTMVNDISLSADTQRVLSAGHDGKLQLWHIGTGECLRVMFASTHDATSARFYDGGRRALAAVDGRLQFWDLADGRLLRTIEDCGLAHSIWVSPDERVAATVGRSKRIMLWDLGRRRRLRTLEGHDDQVSSVSMSADGRFVVVCGPGCIRLWDVVSGECVRVLEHPGHPLKARLSTDGRFALSADSDSFLRVWDAHSGQMLRALEGHQGRIRDLAFAPDGSFALSAGNDGTVQRWDFDWELATREPADWADGATPHLELFLARQRTGRKTGGADELMERLQDAGFGWLRPEGVRAQLERRTTGRLGTVLSRMWKR is encoded by the coding sequence TCGGTGATGTCATCGACGGCCGGTACGAGGTGACCCGGGTGCACGAGCACGGCGGGATGGGGCTGGTTTACCGGGTCCGGCATCTGCTGTGGGGCACCGATCTCGCGGTGAAATGCCCCCGCCCGGAGCTGTTCCAGAGCGCGGCCGACCGGGAGCGGTTCGTCACCGAGGCCGAGGTGTGGGTGTCGCTGGGGCTGCACCCGAATGTGTGCGCCTGCCACTACGTCCGCACGCTCGGCGGCATTCCCCGGGTGTTCGCCGAGTACGTCGCGGGCGGCAGCCTCCGTGACTGGATCGACGACCGCAGGCTGTACGAGGGCACGGAACGCGAGGTGCTCACCCGCATCACGGACTTCGCGATCCAGACCGCGTGGGGCCTCGAGCACGCGCACAGCCGCGGTCTGGTGCACCAGGACATGAAGCCCGCCAACGTCCTGCTCGACGAAGAAGGCACCGCGAAGGTCACCGACTTCGGGCTGGCCAGGGCCCGCGCCGTCGCCATGACGATGCCCGCACGCGAGAGCGCGCCCGGCGTCAGCGTGCTGGTCCCCGCCGGTGGCCTGACCCGTGCGTATGCCTCGCCGGAACAGGCCTCGGGCGAGTCGCTGGGCCGGCGCACCGACATCTACAGCTTCGCGGTGTCGGTGCTGGAGATGTTCACCGGCGGGATCACCTGGATGGCCGGGCCGATCGCGGGGGAAGCACTCGCGGCGTACCGCGCCGACGGGCCGGGTGAAGCCGGGCTTCCGGCCATGCCCGGCGAACTCGCCGACGTGCTCGAGCGATGCCTGCGCCTCGACCCGGCCGATCGGCCGGGCTCGATGGCCGAGGTCGCCACCGGCCTGGCCGAGGTCCACCAGCGGATTTCCGGTGGCCCGTATCCGCGTGCCACCCCGGTGGCGGCCGATCTGCGCGCCGACGAGCTCAACAACCGGGGCGTGTCGCTGCTCGACCTCGACCGCACGAGCGAGGCTCGGGAGGCGTTCGCGGCGGCGCTGGCGGCGGACCCGCAGCACCTGGAGGCCACCTATAACACGGGCCTGCACCGGTGGCGCCACGGCGAGGTCACCGACGAAGAACTCATCACCGGCCTCGAAGCGATCCGCACCGACGCCGGAGACCCGTGGCAGGCACGCCATCTGCTCGCCCAGGTACACCTCGAACGCGGCGACCTCACCGCGGCCCGCGCGCTCCTCGGTGAGCTCGGAGACGAGGCCGCCGGCGAACCCGAAGTGCAAGCGGCCCTGCGGACCGTGCAGTCCGGACGGCTCACCGACGCACGCTGCGCCGAGGCCAGGGCGATCCCGTGGGCGCTGTTTCGGAATGACGAGCTGACCGAGCCGGATGGTCCGTACAAAAACGGCCCTTACCTCCTCACCAGCCTCACCCCCGACGGTCGGCTGCTGCTGACCGGGGGCCGTGACGGCATGGTGAAGCTGTGGGACCTGCGCAGCGGGGAATGCCTCCAAACGGTCGAGGCGCACTTCGTGAACGGGCACCGCGAAGAGGTCTGCTCGATCGCCCTCACCCCGGACGGGCGCTTCGCCGCCTCCACCGGCAAAGACCACACCTTGCGGCTGTGGGATCTCGGCACCGGCCGCTGTCTGCGCGGGTTTCCCCTCAGGCCGCCGCCCCGGTTCGGATACGCGACCCACCCGGTCGCGCTGAACGCCGACGCGAGCATCGTGCTGGTCTCGAACGCGGACGGGCCGATCCAGATCTGGGACGCCCGCAGTGGACAGCTCCGGCGGACCCTCGCCGGCCACGCCGGCGGCGTGCGCTCGATCGAACTGACCGCCGACTGCGACTTCCTGCTCTCCACCGGCAAGACCAACGGAGAAGTCCGGTTCTGGGACCTGAGCTCCGGCCGCTACCGGCCGATCCGCCCGGAGGACGCCTCGACGGTCAACGCCGGTTGCCTCGACCCCGCCGGGCGTCTCGCGGTCATCGGTGCCCAGGACGGCACGATCAGCCTGTGGGACCTCCGCACCGGCCGCTGCCTGCAGACCATGAACGCGCCCGCCTGGGTGGAAACCGTGTCGCTGAGTGCCGACGCGCGCTTCGTGCTCTCCGGCTCGCAGGACAAGACGGTCCGGATCTGGGACGTCGCCGGCGGGCGGTGCCTGCGGACTTTCCGGGGCCACCGCGCCGCGGTGCGGGCGGTCCGGCTCAGCGCGGACGGCCGCTCCGCGATCTCCGCCGGTCAGGACAACGCGGTCCGCCGATGGGACCTCCCCCTCGACTGGGCCGCCGCGCCGCAGCTGAGCAAACCACGACGGCACGCGGAACTGAGCCGGCTCGGCAGTGAGGCCGAGGCACTGGTCTTCGCGGCAATGCGGGAAATCGCCGCCTCCCGCTACCCCCGCGCGCTCGACGTGCTCACCCGGGCACGGGCGATCCCCGGTTACCAGCGATCGCCTCAGGTGCTCACCGCCTGGCGGGCCTTGGGCCGCCACACGGTCCGCACGGGCCTGCGGGCGGCCTGGCCCACGACGACCTTCTCCGGACACCGGATCTACGTGGACTCGGTCGTGATTTCCACCGACGGCACGATCGCGGTCTCCAGCGGCGGCGACGGGACGATCCGGATCTGGGACGTCGCCGACGGAGCCTGCGAGCGCGTCCTCGAAGGCCATTCGACCATGGTGAACGACATCAGCCTGAGCGCCGACACCCAGCGCGTGCTGTCCGCCGGGCACGACGGCAAGCTCCAGCTGTGGCACATCGGCACCGGTGAGTGCCTGCGCGTCATGTTCGCGAGCACCCACGACGCGACCTCGGCGCGGTTCTACGACGGCGGGCGACGGGCGCTGGCCGCCGTCGACGGCAGGCTGCAGTTCTGGGATCTGGCCGACGGCCGCCTCCTGCGGACCATCGAAGACTGCGGCCTGGCCCACTCGATCTGGGTCAGCCCGGACGAACGTGTCGCCGCCACGGTCGGTCGAAGCAAGAGGATCATGCTGTGGGATCTCGGCCGGCGACGGCGCCTGCGCACCCTGGAAGGGCACGACGACCAGGTGTCGTCGGTGTCCATGAGTGCCGACGGGCGTTTCGTGGTGGTGTGCGGCCCTGGGTGCATCCGGCTGTGGGATGTCGTGTCGGGGGAATGCGTACGGGTCCTCGAACACCCCGGCCATCCGCTGAAGGCCCGGCTCAGCACGGACGGGCGCTTCGCCCTTTCGGCCGACAGCGATTCCTTTCTCCGGGTCTGGGATGCCCACAGTGGACAGATGCTGCGTGCCCTGGAAGGACACCAGGGGCGAATAAGGGACCTCGCGTTCGCCCCCGATGGCAGCTTCGCCTTGTCCGCAGGCAACGACGGGACCGTCCAGCGCTGGGATTTCGACTGGGAACTGGCGACACGCGAACCGGCGGACTGGGCCGATGGCGCGACCCCCCATCTGGAGCTTTTCCTGGCCCGGCAGCGGACCGGCCGGAAAACCGGCGGCGCCGACGAGCTGATGGAGCGGCTCCAGGACGCCGGTTTCGGCTGGCTGCGGCCCGAAGGCGTACGGGCGCAGCTCGAACGCCGGACCACCGGGCGGCTCGGCACGGTTTTGAGCAGGATGTGGAAACGGTGA
- a CDS encoding RNA polymerase sigma factor yields MRLDEDPVALGAVYRRHVDAVMRFVARRVSDPHLAADLTADIFLAVADSAHTSSRGSEVARLFGIASNAVPGHRRRSARETQATSRVGGRRLTDEEDLLRMQERIGASTMLTRR; encoded by the coding sequence GTGCGCCTCGATGAAGATCCGGTGGCTTTGGGGGCCGTCTACCGCCGCCACGTCGATGCCGTCATGAGGTTCGTGGCACGGCGGGTGAGCGATCCTCATCTCGCCGCGGACCTGACCGCTGACATCTTCCTGGCGGTGGCGGACTCGGCGCATACCTCCAGCCGCGGCAGTGAGGTCGCACGGCTGTTCGGCATCGCGAGCAACGCGGTGCCGGGCCACCGTCGCCGGTCGGCGCGTGAGACGCAGGCGACCAGCCGCGTCGGCGGCCGGCGGTTGACGGACGAGGAGGATCTTCTCCGGATGCAAGAGCGGATCGGCGCATCGACCATGCTTACGAGGCGGTGA